In Euphorbia lathyris chromosome 9, ddEupLath1.1, whole genome shotgun sequence, the following are encoded in one genomic region:
- the LOC136206491 gene encoding vacuolar sorting protein 3-like: MFVDNVGILVDEHGQPVGGSLIFRGFPDSVGELSSYLVLVRDGKMELYNKRSGNCTQTVTFGGEGIGRCLIANEDDGNGKLLAVATPTKVIFYWKVSSEEQIKDLLRKKNFKEAISLVEELESQGEMSDEMLSFVHAQVGVLLLFDLNFEEAVDHFLQSKTMQPSEVFPFIMRDPNRWSLLVPRNRYWGLHPPPAPLEDVVDDGLMAIQRAIFLRKAGIDTAVDDDFILNPPTRSNLLESAIKNLIRYLEVSREKELASSVQEGVDTLLMYLYRALNDVHDMERLASSENSCIVIADVNPVLAIEVLTSTKRVNQLSPDEVIAAIDSKKVEILQRYLQWLIEDQESTDAQFHTLYALSLAKSAIETFAVEGNSGDGRVLEEKLSDFSSKSIFQTPIRERLQIFLMSSDLYDPDEVLDLIEGSELWLEKAILYRKLGQETLVLQILALKLEDSETAEQYCAEIGRPDAYMQLLDMYLDPQNGKEPMFKAAVRLLHNHGESLDPLQVLETLSPDMPLQLASDTILRMLKARLHHHLQGQIVHNLSRAIDVDARLARMEERSRHVQINDESLCDSCHARLGTKLFAMYPDDTVVCYKCFRRQGESMSVKGRDFKRDVLYKQGWLVTR, encoded by the exons ATGTTTGTAGATAATGTTGGAATTCTTGTTGATGAGCATGGGCAGCCAGTTGGAGGGAGTTTGATTTTCCGTGGCTTCCCAGATTCAGTGGGAGAATTATCCTCTTATCTTGTGCTTGTGAGGGATGGGAAGATGGAGTTATATAATAAAAGATCAGGTAATTGTACCCAGACTGTTACTTTTGGTGGGGAAGGAATTGGACGATGCCTTATTGCCAATGAGGATGATGGGAATGGAAAACTTCTTGCCGTTGCCACACCCACCAAG GTTATTTTCTACTGGAAAGTATCTTCAGAAGAACAAATTAAAGACTTACTAAGAAAGAAAAACTTTAAGGAAGCCATCTCCTTGGTGGAGGAGCTTGAGAGTCAAGGTGAAATGTCAGATGAAATGCTATCCTTCGTTCATGCTCAAGTGGGTGTCCTCTTGCTTTTTGACTTGAATTTTGAGGAAGCAGTGGATCACTTTttacaatcaaagacaatgcaGCCCTCTGAAGTATTTCCATTTATAATGCGTGATCCAAATCGCTGGTCTCTGCTG GTGCCTAGGAACCGATATTGGGGTTTGCATCCCCCACCTGCTCCACTTGAAGACGTTGTAGATGATGGATTGATGGCTATCCAAAGGGCTATTTTCCTCAGGAAAGCAGGAATAGATACTGCAGTAGATGATGATTTTATATTGAATCCACCTACTCGATCTAATCTACTTGAATCAGCAATCAAAAATCTTATCAG GTATCTGGAAGTTTCCCGTGAGAAAGAGTTGGCTTCATCAGTGCAGGAGGGAGTTGATACACTTTTGATGTACCTCTATAGAGCTTTAAACGATGTTCATGATATGGAAAGGTTGGCATCTTCAGAAAACAGCTGCATTGTG ATCGCAGATGTCAATCCAGTACTCGCAATTGAAGTTTTGACTTCAACAAAACGAGTAAATCAGCTTTCACCAG ATGAAGTGATTGCTGCAATTGATTCAAAAAAAGTTGAAATCCTGCAAAG GTACCTTCAGTGGTTGATTGAAGATCAAGAATCTACTGACGCTCAGTTCCACACGTTATATGCTCTCTCACTTGCAAAGTCTGCAATAGAGACATTTGCAGTGGAAGGTAACTCTGGTGATGGAAGGGTACTGGAGGAAAAATTATCTGATTTTAGCTCAAAATCTATCTTTCAAACTCCTATACGAGAGAGGCTGCAGATATTTTTGATGTCGTCCGACTTATATGATCCAGACGAAGTTCTTGATTTGATCGAAGGATCGGAGTTATGGCTGGAAAAG GCTATTCTCTACAGAAAACTAGGGCAAGAGACATTGGTGCTCCAAATTCTGGCCCT GAAGCTGGAGGATAGTGAAACTGCTGAACAATATTGTGCGGAGATTGGCAGACCAGATGCATATATGCA ATTACTTGATATGTACTTGGATCCTCAAAATGGTAAAGAGCCTATGTTCAAGGCTGCTGTTCGCCTTCTCCATAACCATGGAGAATCATTGGATCCCTTGCAAGTTTTGGAG ACATTGTCTCCAGATATGCCCCTTCAACTTGCCTCGGACACGATTTTGCGGATGCTGAAGGCTCGGCTTCACCATCATCTTCAAGGACAA ATAGTGCATAATTTGTCCCGTGCTATAGACGTTGATGCAAGACTCGCAAGGATGGAGGAAAGATCACGGCATGTGCAGATTAATGATGAGAGCCTTTGTGATTCTTGTCATGCACGACTTGGAACTAAACTCTTCGCCATGTATCCAGATGATACCGTTGTCTGTTACAAG TGTTTCCGACGACAAGGTGAGTCCATGTCTGTTAAAGGCCGTGATTTTAAGCGAGATGTACTGTATAAACAAGGTTGGCTTGTAACACGTTGA